The Bacteroidota bacterium DNA segment GTCACCTCGCCGCGGCGGGCGTAGTGCAACTGTGTCACGGTGCGTCCGCTCACGGCCCGGCGGGGCCGGTGCACGTGCTCAAAGCGGAGGTGCGCCGTCTTCGCATCGTCAAGCCGCTCGCGACCGAATGCCGACGAGGGGCCGTCGAGCACCTCGGTGTCGCTGCGGTCCGCGATCCACGTGCCGCGCACGCTCGGCAGGCCCTGCCGGAGGTCGATGGCAGCGTCGGGGTCGGTGTAGGGGCCGGAGGTATCGTAGACCGGGATCGGCGGGTTCTCCTCCACGCCGAAGCTCGCGGGCGTCGGGCTCTGCGTGATGAGCCGCATCGGCACGCGGAGGTCGGGCCGGGAGCCCTCGACGTAGATCTTGGACGAGCCTGGGAGCGGGCGGCGTACCTCGTCGGACAGTTGATCGAGGCGTGCGTGCGTAGCGGCGTTGGCGGCGTGTTGCCCCTTAGGGGTGCCAGATTTTGAGGGCGCAGCAGCGGGGGTGGGCATTTCCATGGCGGCTTCCGGGCGTGGGTCCGTGGGACAGGTGAGCGGAAGCCGGTTGTACCCACGGGCGGAGCACGCCCGGTGGACCGTGAAGCCTCCCTACGCCGGTACGAGCCGGATCAGGTGCAGAGGGACTCTCTCAGCCGTCGCTACTAGGACGGCACCCCTGGCTTCCACCGCCAAGGTACGACCGACGGCTTCGAACTAGGCGGCACGTCAAATCGACGAACCGGCTTGACGTGGGCTTTCTGACCGTGCATCTTTGTGGACGAGTACAAGCCTCGCGTCGTTAACCCGCTTTTGACGCAGCGTGCTCGCTTGCGGTCCTCGCCCACCACCGGGTACGCATACGCCTTTTGCACGCCTTGCCGGGCGGCTGCCCGGGAGTGCGGTGCATTCACCTGACCGCTTGCTGCTATGTCGACGCTTCGTCTAGTCGTTGCCTGTCTCGCGTTGGCAACGCTTTTGCTGACCGCACACCCCCTCGTGGCGCAGGACAGCGACCCGCGCCCCGTTGTGCTGACCGGCGCCGAGGTCGCCGACCTGCTCGGCGCGGCCGTCACGGCCCCGATCTGCTACGCGCACGGTGCGGGCGCTTGGGCCCCGTGCCCGATCCAGGTGGACGAGCGGGACTGGCTCGACCCGGCAGTCGCGTACCCTGCGACGATTTCGGATGCGGACGAGCTCTTTGGAGGGGCTGCGCAGCTCCACTACACGGCGCCTCAGGACTATCCGCATCCCGGCTTCGACCCGGTCGTCCCGCCGGACTCAGACCCGACCCTCGACGCCAACGACGAGATCGTGACCATGCTGCGGTTCTTTGGCGACCGCGTCGATACGGTCACAGACCCGCCCCCGTTCGCGCCGTTCCAGATCAGCGAGGTGGCCGTAGAGGGCCGCTACGTCTATCTGTATGTGCCCACTACACCACAGAGCCAGGCCGCCGGGCATGACCTCGTCACCTATCAGTTTGACCTGCTCGCTGGCGACTTTCCGGCGGCCTACAACTTTGAAGGCGACACCCGGCTGCCGGACGCTTGGGCGGTCGGCGATCATTTGGCTGCCAATCCCGAGTACAGCCGCGTAGAGACGGCGCACTACGCGACCTCGTTCGAGGACCGTTGGATACAGCGAGAGCTTCGGCTGGCGACGACTCCGGTGGAAGAACGTGCATCGGTTGCCTATGGCCCAGACCTCCTAGACCGGGTGAAATACGGCTCTCGCCCACACCTCATCGGGGAAAACGGCTGCGAGCGTTCCATCTTCAGCGCGAGCGCCCGGCGCGGTACGCTCGGCATCCAGAAGGACGGCCCTGTCCGCGCCCTCCGCTTTGCGCAAGGGTTCAACTCCGGCGGACACAACTACGTGCTCCACGAGCTCTACGAGCGTGTCGTCGTGCTTCGGATGGCACACCAGATGCACCGCACGCCAGGGGCCACCATGTTTTTCGACTATGCGCCGTCAACTGTGGGCATGACCTACTACAGCAACCTCCAGCCGACCGGCGTGAGTATCGACGGCCAGCCGGACCGGCTCCCGGGCAACCACTACGCGAACGACTACCTCACCTGGGACATGCTTATCGGACCGGAGGGGAGCCTCATTGGCACCTGGAAGGCCGATACGAATATTGACGACCTCTACCCGTATTCCTACTACGAGGACAACGTCACGCCTGAGGTGACGCAGTGCACGGGAGACGGCGGTGCGTACGCGTCGAGCGGTAACGTCTATTTCGTCGGCGAGCCTGACGACGGCTATCTCCCCTGGACAGACCCGCCGGATGTGCGCTCGATCGACACGGAGGGCGAGTTGCGATACCTACACCAGATCCGTCGGTTCGTGGCGGACGGGGTCCAGCGCACTAAGACGGAGGCAGATGCGGTCCGGGCCATGCTCACGGCACCCCCTATGCCAACCGTGGCGCTGGTCGATGCCGGGGGCAGCATTCCCGTGGAGCTGGCCCGCTTCGACAGCGTGATTGACGGCACCGATGTCGTGCTGACCTGGGTCACAGCCTCCGAGACCAACAACGCCGGGTTTGCTATCGAACGGGCGACGAACGAGTGGCTAGAGGCGGATGTGCCCGGTAGCTTCGAGGAGATCGCGTTCGTGACCGGGGCGGGCACAGCGTCCGTGCCTCACGCCTACGCCTGGCGCGACGAAACGCTGGCCCCTACCGCCTCGCACGCAACCTACCGGCTCCGCCAGATCGACTTCGACGGGGCCTTCGCGCTGTCCCCGGAAGTAGAGGTCACGCTGCCGGCTCCCTCCAGCCTTCACCTCGCGGCGCCGTATCCCAACCCGGTCACCGATGCCGCGACGCTGGCGTACGCGCTCGCTCGCGCTGGTCAGGTGCGTATCGACGTATTCGATGGACTCGGTCGGCTGGTCGCCACCCTCGCCGCTGAGCGGCGGGAAGCCGGGCGCCACCAGGTAACGTGGGAGCCCAACGAGCAGGTCGGCGGCATCTACCTGGTGCGGCTTTCAACGCCGACCGGGACGGCGGTGCAACGGCTCACGCTGCTCCGGTGACGGCGTGCGGCACGGCGCTCTCCCCGTATCGTCTCCCGTCAGGCTCCTTGACGCTACATGTCCAGTTCGGCGAGGCTCTCCTGTAGCACCGCCGCAGAATTCGTGAGCCCAGCCAACTCATCGTCGGACAGCGTCGGCGGCACGTGCGCTTCGATGCCGCCGATCCCAACGACGCACGGGATGCTCAGGCACACATCGCCCAGCCCATAGGCATCGTCGAGCGGGACGCTGACGGGGTGGACGCTCCGCTCGTCGGTGAGGACGGCCCGGACGAGCCGCGCGATGACGGTCCCGATGGCGGTGTTCGTGTAGCCCTTCCGCTCGATGATGTGGTAGGCGGCGCGGCGGGCGTCGTCGAAGAGCGCGTCCATGGAGGCGCGGTCCCAGGGGCGGCCGAGCACGGTGCGGTTGAGGATGGGCTCGGTGCCGATGGTGACGCCGCTCCAGATCGGGACCTCCGAGTCGCCATGCTCGCCGAGGATGTAGCCGTGCACCGAGCGCGGGTCGACGTGGTAGTGCTGGCCGAGCAGCGCGCGGAAGCGGGCCGAATCGAGCGTGGTGCCAGTCCCGAAGATGCGGTTGGACGCGCGGCTCGACTGCGCAATCGTCACGGCCGTCAGCACGTCGACTGGATTGGTCGCAATCACCAAGATGGCCTTTGGTGCGTGCTTGTCGAGGTCCGCCACGATCGACTCGAAGATGCGAGCGTTGCGCCGGAGCAGGTCGAGGCGCGTCTCGGACGGGTCCTTTTGACTTGCACCGGCTGTCACCACGATGACCTGCGCGTCGGCGAGGTCTTCGTAGGTGCCAGCGCGGACGGTCACGCGGCCGACTAGGGCTTGGCCGTGCATGAGGTCCATTGCCTCGCCCTCTGCCTTGTCTCGATCGAGATCGACGAGGACAAGGTCGCTGGCGAGCCGCTGTAGGAACAGGGCGTAGGCCGCAGCCATGCCGACGTGGCCTGTTCCGATGAGGCCGACGGTTCTGCGCTGAATCATGATCTGAAGCACATAGGTGAGAAAGAGCGGGGTCGATACACAGGGAAGTACCTCGGGTTCGTGCTAAGCGGCACCTCGCGGGATCTTCGTGCGGCGAAACAAACCGCCGGTACGGGCGGTGCATCCCCTCGCTACTCTCCTGCATCTCTGCCTTTGCTATGACGACGCGCCGCGTACTCTACGGATTCTTACTCGTGGCGCTTGGTCTGGCGGTGGGGCTTCTTGCAGCGCGGTGGCTCTGGCCTGGGGTTTCAGACGAGGGACCACGTCCGGTTGTCACGGTTGCACCGCCACCTGAGACGGTCACGCTCGGGCGGCAGGCCCCGTATGAGGAGCCGCTGCCGCGCATGCCGCAGCTCGATGTGATGGACGACTTGTTCCAGACCGTGGCGCGTCGGGTCACTCCCACGGTGGTATTCATTCGCGTAGAAACCCGCGGGCGCGGCGATGGCTTCCAGCCGTTCCAGCGCGAGCCATTTCGCCGGTCAGCGGGCTCCGGCGTCGTGGTCTCTGAAGAGGGCTTCGTCCTCACCAACCACCACGTAGTGGACGACGGTGACCGCATCCAGGTACTCTTCGATGACGGGCGCGAGTTTGACGCCCGCCTCGTCGGTACCGATCCGTCGACCGACCTCGCGGTGATTCAGCTGGTCGACTACGATGCAGACAATCCGGTGCCCGTCATCGCCCTGGGCGACAGCGACGCCGTCGAGGTGGGGCAGTGGGTGCTTGCTGTGGGCAACCCGTTCCGCCTCCGCTCGACCGTCACCGCAGGCATCGTCTCTGCGCTCGGGCGCCAAGTCGACATCATCACCGACACCTTCCGCATCGAGGATTTCATCCAGACGGATGCCGCCATCAATCCCGGGAACTCCGGCGGAGCCCTCGTGAACCTGCGCGGCGAACTCGTGGGCATTGCCACGGCGATCGCGACCGAGAGTGGTTCCTACGAAGGGTACGGGTTTGCCGTGCCGAGCAACCTGGCCGCGCGGGTCGCTCAAGACCTCATTGCCACGGGCGAAGTCCAACGCGGCTACCTGGGCGTCGAAATCCGCCCCGTCACGGAGGCTGACGCGGAGGCCGTCGGCCTTGACCGCATCGCGGGCGTGCTCATTGCGGGCGTGGCCTCAGGCGGGGCCGCCGACCAGGCAGGTCTGCGGCGCGGCGACGTATTGACCGCCATCGACGGGGTCGATCTCGCTGCGCCCAATCAGTTTCAGAGTCAGATCGCCCGCCGCCGCCCCGGCGATGTCATCGCGCTCGACGTGTGGCGCCGGGGGCGCTCGCTCGACCTCGACGTGCGCCTCTTCGGCCGGGACGATGCGGCCTTCCAAGCCTGGATGAATGACCTCGGCGACGACCGCGGTGCGACCCCGCCGTCGCTACCGGAAGGGCACCCTGAGCTGCCTGAGGGACACCCGCCTCTCCCTGAAGGGCATCCCGAGATCGGTCCGGCGCCCGATGCCGATGGCGTCCCGGAGTCGGTCACGTTGGAGAACTGGGGCGTGGAGCTTCGGGATCTTACGGCCCGCGAGCGCGACCTCTACAACGTCCGGAGCGGTGCCTTCATTGGCGGCGTGAGCGAGGGAGCGGCAGCATCCCTCGGTGGCCTGCCCACCGGCTCGGTCATCACCAGCCTTGAATTCGAAGACGGCCGGCCACGCCGCGTCCGCTCGGCGGAGCAGGCGGCACAGGCGCTGGCACTCGCTGCGATGGGAGCCGGCGAAGTGCTGGTAGAGGTACGGCGTCCCGATGGGACTGTGGCCTTCTACGAGCTCGTGCTAGGAGAGCTATGATACCATCTCCGGCTAATGAGTTGCGATGTGGTCAGCGCCGCCCGGCCACCAGTGGTACAGCGTCAGCGAACGCACCCGCTCCGCCTCGCACGTCACCGCCACGCACCGCTCCGCCAGCGCTGCCTCCAAGTCAGCAAGCCGCTCGAACACCCGGTTGGCCAGCGGCGCGTCCGTGA contains these protein-coding regions:
- a CDS encoding trypsin-like peptidase domain-containing protein; protein product: MTTRRVLYGFLLVALGLAVGLLAARWLWPGVSDEGPRPVVTVAPPPETVTLGRQAPYEEPLPRMPQLDVMDDLFQTVARRVTPTVVFIRVETRGRGDGFQPFQREPFRRSAGSGVVVSEEGFVLTNHHVVDDGDRIQVLFDDGREFDARLVGTDPSTDLAVIQLVDYDADNPVPVIALGDSDAVEVGQWVLAVGNPFRLRSTVTAGIVSALGRQVDIITDTFRIEDFIQTDAAINPGNSGGALVNLRGELVGIATAIATESGSYEGYGFAVPSNLAARVAQDLIATGEVQRGYLGVEIRPVTEADAEAVGLDRIAGVLIAGVASGGAADQAGLRRGDVLTAIDGVDLAAPNQFQSQIARRRPGDVIALDVWRRGRSLDLDVRLFGRDDAAFQAWMNDLGDDRGATPPSLPEGHPELPEGHPPLPEGHPEIGPAPDADGVPESVTLENWGVELRDLTARERDLYNVRSGAFIGGVSEGAAASLGGLPTGSVITSLEFEDGRPRRVRSAEQAAQALALAAMGAGEVLVEVRRPDGTVAFYELVLGEL
- a CDS encoding T9SS type A sorting domain-containing protein: MSTLRLVVACLALATLLLTAHPLVAQDSDPRPVVLTGAEVADLLGAAVTAPICYAHGAGAWAPCPIQVDERDWLDPAVAYPATISDADELFGGAAQLHYTAPQDYPHPGFDPVVPPDSDPTLDANDEIVTMLRFFGDRVDTVTDPPPFAPFQISEVAVEGRYVYLYVPTTPQSQAAGHDLVTYQFDLLAGDFPAAYNFEGDTRLPDAWAVGDHLAANPEYSRVETAHYATSFEDRWIQRELRLATTPVEERASVAYGPDLLDRVKYGSRPHLIGENGCERSIFSASARRGTLGIQKDGPVRALRFAQGFNSGGHNYVLHELYERVVVLRMAHQMHRTPGATMFFDYAPSTVGMTYYSNLQPTGVSIDGQPDRLPGNHYANDYLTWDMLIGPEGSLIGTWKADTNIDDLYPYSYYEDNVTPEVTQCTGDGGAYASSGNVYFVGEPDDGYLPWTDPPDVRSIDTEGELRYLHQIRRFVADGVQRTKTEADAVRAMLTAPPMPTVALVDAGGSIPVELARFDSVIDGTDVVLTWVTASETNNAGFAIERATNEWLEADVPGSFEEIAFVTGAGTASVPHAYAWRDETLAPTASHATYRLRQIDFDGAFALSPEVEVTLPAPSSLHLAAPYPNPVTDAATLAYALARAGQVRIDVFDGLGRLVATLAAERREAGRHQVTWEPNEQVGGIYLVRLSTPTGTAVQRLTLLR
- a CDS encoding L-lactate dehydrogenase, whose translation is MIQRRTVGLIGTGHVGMAAAYALFLQRLASDLVLVDLDRDKAEGEAMDLMHGQALVGRVTVRAGTYEDLADAQVIVVTAGASQKDPSETRLDLLRRNARIFESIVADLDKHAPKAILVIATNPVDVLTAVTIAQSSRASNRIFGTGTTLDSARFRALLGQHYHVDPRSVHGYILGEHGDSEVPIWSGVTIGTEPILNRTVLGRPWDRASMDALFDDARRAAYHIIERKGYTNTAIGTVIARLVRAVLTDERSVHPVSVPLDDAYGLGDVCLSIPCVVGIGGIEAHVPPTLSDDELAGLTNSAAVLQESLAELDM